The sequence GGGATAATCGGCGGGATTTTCTCCTCGACCGCCGGTTCCGGTTCGGTCTGCGCCGGAGCAGGCCGGGGGCTGGTCTGAACTGCTGTTGTACTGCCGGTGCCGGATGCCGTCCGGGTTTGAGGTGCGTGCGGCCTTGCCGTCTCCGGCTCGGCGATCACGGTGCTCTGGCTCAGCACCTCGTAGCCCGACCTGCTCCAGCGCACCTCCTTGACCATCGTGTTGCCGTCGTAAAGCCGGCTGCTGACCAGGATTTCGTTGATCCCGTCCCCGTCGGAGTCGTAGAGCGAATCCAGGCTGGTGCTCACGAACTCGCGGGGGTTGTTTTTGTCGTTGACCGGCGGGGTGATCCGCCAGGTCTCGCCGTCGCGGTAGTAGATATCGAAATTGAGCAGCTCGCGCGGGCCGTAGACCAGCAGCACCTCGCGGCGGTCGTTGTTGGCGGCAAGCTGCCCGGCCAGCCCAGCGAGCGCCCCGGCCGGGTCGTCGTTACCGTTGCCCGAACAAGCCGCCAAAATAATTATCGTCGCCAAAACACACGATGCCAGTAACCTGTGATGCATCATTCTTTACATCTCCCTAATTTATTTGTAATTAAATTACTTATAAGCATTGTTTTGCGATGTATCCGTTTACT is a genomic window of Candidatus Glassbacteria bacterium containing:
- a CDS encoding LysM peptidoglycan-binding domain-containing protein; the protein is MMHHRLLASCVLATIIILAACSGNGNDDPAGALAGLAGQLAANNDRREVLLVYGPRELLNFDIYYRDGETWRITPPVNDKNNPREFVSTSLDSLYDSDGDGINEILVSSRLYDGNTMVKEVRWSRSGYEVLSQSTVIAEPETARPHAPQTRTASGTGSTTAVQTSPRPAPAQTEPEPAVEEKIPPIIPSWGTYAVKKGDTLYGIALVLGTSLDELERYNHNQLQDRGLRVGQRINVPVPKRPGRNVDVSIRKDYYTVRSGDTLSGISEKQGVSVRALKSWNHSIPGDGTIKVGQRLAIHHAVVTIG